One window from the genome of Manis pentadactyla isolate mManPen7 chromosome 15, mManPen7.hap1, whole genome shotgun sequence encodes:
- the LOC130681107 gene encoding zinc finger protein 541-like — MLQVPRDGDEGGRATSGSAGKEEQHHTSPQKLLLDCSLCRKVFSRASSLSKHYLTHSQERKHVCGICSKAFKRKDHLTRHMLTHQKTKPFACREQGCSKSYCDDRSLRRHYEVRHGLCILKEAPPEEEACGDSSPAHEVAGQPAADGLRSLVPPEARSPGPLLPNREPLRSIVSSMVHQEISSSGPVLAGPSDDGEGKNTACPSPPSLGPYPCTPAAPGTLGSDVPEECHPLWKEPAAGFTAIHSRVAEDGGPHPAESERPPQLPPTLESGQERGTLPAGLPLFQGQAAPASAEPSNHNFQWLQNLPGCPESEGNDAFAIQKPTSVSPQEGSESGPRPSSTSLMGEPSPSGGPSLEDAPPLPPTDLKAPGEASDGAGYAGEEGDTRASKKSNSDSDSCSRP, encoded by the exons atgcttCAGGTGCCTAGAGATGGTGACGAAGGAGGCAGGGCCACCTCCGGGAGCGCAGGGAAAGAAGAGCAGCATCACACTTCACCTCAGAAGCTGCTTCTGGATTGTAGCCTCTGCAGGAAGGTGTTCAGCCGCGCCAGCTCTCTTAGCAAGCACTACCTGACGCACAGCCAGGAACGGAAACACGTTTGCGGAATCTGCAGCAAGGCCTTTAAGCGCAAGGACCACCT GACTAGGCACATGCTCACCCACCAGAAGACCAAGCCCTTTGCGTGCAGGGAGCAGGGCTGCAGCAAGAGCTACTGTGATGACCGCTCCCTGCGCCGGCACTACGAGGTCCGGCACGGCTTGTGCATCTTGAAGGAGGCTCCCCCCGAGGAAGAAGCCTGTGGGGACTCCTCTCCTGCCCACGAGGTGGCCGGCCAGCCTGCTGCGGATGGCCTGCGGTCCCTGGTGCCTCCAGAAGCCAGGTCCCCAGGCCCCCTTTTGCCCAACCGAGAGCCCCTGCGCTCTATTGTAAGCAGCATGGTCCACCAGGAGATCTCTTCTTCCGGCCCGGTCCTGGCCGGGCCCTCAGATGACGGGGAAGGGAAAAACACAgcctgtccctccccaccctcactgGGGCCCTACCCCTGCACCCCAGCGGCCCCAGGGACCCTGGGCAGTGATGTTCCTGAGGAGTGTCACCCCCTGTGGAAGGAGCCCGCCGCTGGGTTCACAGCCATTCACTCCAGGGTAGCAGAGGATGGTGGTCCACACCCAGCTGAGTCGGAGCGGCCGCCCCAGCTACCGCCCACCCTGGAGAGCGGGCAGGAGCGTGGGACCCTGCCGGCCGGCCTGCCTCTGTTCCAAGGCCAGGCAGCGCCTGCCAGTGCTGAGCCTTCAAACCACAACTTCCAGTGGCTCCAGAACCTGCCAGGCTGCCCCGAGAGCGAAGGGAATGATGCGTTTGCCATCCAGAAGCCCACTTCCGTGTCCCCTCAGGAGGGCTCCGAGTCTGGGCCCAGGCCCAGCAGCACCTCCCTGATGGGGGAGCCCTCGCCCAGCGGTGGCCCCAGTCTGGAGGATGCaccgcccctcccccccacagACCTGAAGGCACCTGGGGAGGCCTCCGATGGCGCTGGATATGCCGGCGAGGAAGGGGACACCAGGGCTTCCAAGAAGAGCAATTCTGACAGCGACTCCTGCTCACG GCCCTGA